One segment of Mugil cephalus isolate CIBA_MC_2020 chromosome 14, CIBA_Mcephalus_1.1, whole genome shotgun sequence DNA contains the following:
- the LOC125020217 gene encoding forkhead box protein H1-like translates to MNEKEKLGDQLHQLLQLRETTTYLAKIAVILRNTPGNMLTFNQLMDTMEPLMSKDRKSENNVRICLSTHKCFVKIPIVLESRRCKGNYWKLDCSQITTKMVRRHFKGILQLFPELASKVEAENLSRASEGSSAVRSPEPAACRDVQIRCEVKFSSPFSIESLLKRDGPSAQASRASPLSSVQVRVEQQPLSTHRRAGTKRSISWDSEELLLQTSAASFPICSAGGSTHHGPTASQYAKPFKKRPVCTESSYPVYTGASHDPYFTGPSNSYITYSVPAFTHDGLRF, encoded by the exons GAGATCAGCTGCACCAGCTACTTCAGTTAAGAGAGACCACCACATATCTGGCAAAGATTGCCGTCATCCTCCGAAATACACCAGGCAACATGCTCACTTTCAATCAg CTGATGGACACGATGGAACCACTAATGAGTAAAGACAGAAAATCTGAGAACAACGTCAGAATCTGCTTATCAACCcacaaatgttttgtcaag attccAATAGTCCTTGAGTCACGGAGATGTAAGGGAAACTACTGGAAGCTGGACTGCAGTCAGATCACTACAAAGATGGTGCGTCGTCACTTTAAAGGAATCCTGCAGCTCTTCCCTGAGTTGGCCTCCAAAGTGGAAGCAGAGAACCTGAGCAGAGCATCAGAGGGAAGCTCAGCCGTCCGATCTCCTGAACCTGCAGCCTGCAGAGATGTTCAGATCAGATGTGAGGTGAAGTTCAGCAGTCCTTTCTCCATTGAATCCCTCCTGAAGAGAGACGGCCCCTCTGCTCAGGCCTCCAGAGCTTCTCCTCTGTCCAGTGTCCAGGTCAGAGtggagcagcagcctctgtCCACACACAGACGAGCTGGGACAAAGAGGAGCATCAGCTGGGACTCTGAGGAACTTCTCCTTCAAACTTCAGCTGCAAGTTTCCCCATCTGCTCAGCAGGAGGCAGCACACACCACGGACCCACTGCTAGTCAGTATGCTAAACCCTTCAAGAAGAGGCCTGTGTGCACAGAGTCCTCTTATCCCGTCTATACCGGAGCTAGTCATGATCCTTATTTCACCGGCCCAAGCAACAGTTACATCACTTACTCCGTACCAGCATTTACCCATGATGGTCTGCGTTTCTGA